One Euphorbia lathyris chromosome 1, ddEupLath1.1, whole genome shotgun sequence DNA segment encodes these proteins:
- the LOC136224328 gene encoding hydroxyproline O-galactosyltransferase HPGT1, with the protein MSKGSNTRASNSAYGSRISTLFFSMVATFASIYVAGRLWQDSESRVYLIKELDRITGQGQSAISVDDTLKIIGCREQQKKLSALEMELSAAKQEGFTLNLLTENDGTNSKKRHLVVIGILTNFGRKNSRNAVRKAWMGIGETLKKIEKEKGVVARFVIGRSANRGDSLDTAIDNENKQTKDFIILDNHVEESDGLPKKAKLFFAHAVDKWDAEYYVKVNDNIYVNIDALGSTLAAHLDKPRVYIGCMKSGEVFSEKNHKWYEPDWWKFGDKKSYFRHASGEMYAISQALARFISINRSLLRTYAHDDISAGSWFIGVDVKHVDEGKFCCSSWSSGAICAGV; encoded by the exons ATGAGTAAAGGATCCAATACCAGAGCATCGAATTCGGCATATGGATCGAGAATTTCAACTCTTTTCTTCTCAATGGTCGCTACTTTTGCTTCCATATACGTCGCTGGCAG GTTATGGCAGGATTCAGAGAGTAGGGTTTACTTGATTAAAGAGCTTGATAGAATAACTGGGCAG GGACAATCTGCCATATCAGTGGATGATACATTGAAAATAATAGGTTGCAG GGAGCAACAAAAGAAATTATCGGCCCTTGAGATGGAATTGTCAGCGGCTAAACAGGAGGGTTTTACTTTGAACCTATTAACAGAGAATGATGGAACTAATTCAAAGAAGAGACATCTAGTGGTGATAGGAATACTAACAAATTTTGGCAGAAAGAACAGTAGGAATGCAGTCCGTAAAGCATGGATGGGAATCG GTGAAACATTaaagaaaatagagaaagaGAAGGGTGTAGTTGCACGTTTTGTCATTGGCAGAAG TGCAAATCGTGGGGACAGTTTGGACACTGCAATTGACAATGAAAATAAGCAGACTAAAGACTTCATCATTCTC gATAACCACGTGGAGGAATCTGATGGGCTTCCAAAGAAGGCTAAACTATTCTTTGCTCATGCTGTGGATAAATGGGATGCTGAATACTATGTTAAAGTCAATGACAATATCTATGTTAATATCG ATGCCCTTGGATCTACACTAGCAGCTCACCTTGACAAGCCTCGTGTTTATATTGGTTGTATGAAGTCGGGTGAAGTGTTCTCTGAAAA GAATCATAAGTGGTATGAACCAGATTGGTGGAAGTTTGGCGATAAGAAATC GTACTTTCGGCATGCTTCAGGCGAGATGTATGCCATCTCGCAAGCCTTAGCAAGATTTATTTCAATAAACAG ATCATTGCTTCGCACTTATGCACATGATGATATAAGTGCTGGATCTTGGTTTATTGGGGTTGATGTGAAACATGTAGATGAAGGAAAGTTTTGCTGCTCATCTTGGTCATCAG GAGCAATTTGTGCTGGAGTTTGA
- the LOC136224313 gene encoding uncharacterized protein isoform X2 — protein sequence MVREKDVCWEYAEKLEGNKVKCKFCLRVLNGGISRLKHHLSRLPSKGVNPCNKVRDDVTDRVRAIIASKEDVKEPTTAKKPRLAEAKSSAAKPLLAVETLSPLARVYPSVASVAPSLSNEENAERSIAIFFFENKLDLSVARSPTYQVMIDAIAKCGQGFTGPSAEMLKTTWLERMKSEVSFQLKDSEKEWATTGCTIIADTWTDNKSRALINFFVSSPSRTFFHKSVDASSCFKNTKCLADLFDSVIQDFGAENVVQIIMDTSFHYTGIVNHILQNYGTIFVSPCASHCLNLILEEFSKVDWVNRCILQAQTVSKFIYNNASLLDLMKKFTGSHDLIKTGITKSVSSFLSLQSMLKQRSRLKLMFNSSEYSTNSAYATKPQNIACMNIIEDGDFWRAMEESVAISEPFLKVLREVSGGKPAVGSIYELMTRAKESIRTYYIMDETKCKTFLDIVDRKWRDQLHSPLHSAAAFLNPNVQYNPEVKFLVSIKEDFFKVIEKLLPTPDMRRDITNQIFIFTRASGMFGCNLAMEARDTVAPGLWWEQFGDSAPVLQRVAIRILSQVCSTFSFERHWSTFQQIHSEKRNKIDKETLNDLVYINYNLKLMRQMRKKCIESDPILCDDIDMTSEWVEESDNPSPTQWLDRFGSTLDGSDLNTRQFASAYDHIFGL from the exons A TGGTTCGAGAAAAAGATGTTTGTTGGGAATATGCTGAAAAATTAGAAGGAAATAAGGTAAAATGTAAGTTTTGCCTCAGAGTTTTGAATGGTGGTATTAGTAGATTGAAGCATCATCTGTCCCGGCTTCCGAGTAAAGGGGTGAATCCCTGCAACAAGGTGAGAGATGATGTTACTGATAGGGTAAGGGCGATAATAGCATCAAAAGAGGATGTCAAAGAACCGACTACTGCTAAAAAACCGAGGCTTGCAGAAGCTAAATCTTCTGCTGCCAAGCCTCTCCTAGCTGTGGAGACTTTGTCTCCACTTGCTAGAGTTTATCCTAGTGTTGCATCAGTAGCACCTTCCTTAAGTAATGAAGAAAATGCTGAAAGAAGCATTGCTATATTCTTTTTCGAGAATAAGCTCGACTTAAGTGTTGCTCGTTCTCCGACTTATCAAGTAATGATTGATGCTATAGCAAAATGTGGTCAAGGATTTACAGGTCCTTCAGCAGAAATGCTGAAGACTACATGGCTAGAAAGGATGAAGTCTGAAGTGAGTTTCCAATTGAAAGATAGTGAGAAAGAATGGGCTACAACGGGTTGCACAATCATTGCAGACACGTGGACCGACAACAAATCAAGAGCATTGATCAACTTCTTCGTTTCCTCACCCTCGAGGACCTTCTTCCACAAGTCCGTTGATGCATCGTCCTGCTTTAAGAACACCAAGTGCCTTGCTGATTTATTTGATTCTGTGATTCAAGACTTTGGTGCTGAAAATGTTGTGCAGATAATTATGGATACTAGTTTCCACTACACTGGAATTGTTAACCATATTCTGCAGAACTACGGAACCATTTTTGTATCCCCGTGTGCTTCTCATTGTCTAAATTTAATCCTGGAGGAGTTCTCTAAAGTAGATTGGGTGAATAGATGCATTCTACAAGCACAGACAGTATCAAAGTTCATATACAACAACGCCTCATTGCTTGATCTGATGAAGAAATTCACCGGATCACACGACTTAATAAAGACTGGTATTACAAAATCCGTATCCAGTTTTCTTTCGCTGCAATCGATGCTGAAGCAAAGATCAAGATTGAAGCTAATGTTCAACAGCAGTGAATACTCTACAAACTCTGCTTACGCAACCAAACCACAAAACATAGCATGTAtgaacatcattgaggatgggGATTTTTGGAGGGCAATGGAAGAAAGTGTGGCGATTTCGGAGCCTTTTCTCAAAGTATTGAGGGAAGTATCAGGTGGAAAACCTGCTGTTGGATCTATATACGAGTTAATGACAAGGGCCAAGGAATCAATAAGGACTTACTACATAATGGATGAGACTAAATGCAAGACTTTTTTAGATATAGTTGACAGGAAATGGCGAGATCAGCTACATTCGCCTCTTCATTCAGCAGCTGCTTTTCTGAACCCAAATGTTCAGTACAATCCTGAAGTGAAGTTTCTTGTATCTATAAAAGAGGACTTCTTCAAGGTTATTGAGAAACTACTTCCTACGCCTGATATGAGGCGTGACATTACCAATCAGATTTTCATTTTTACAAGAGCAAGTGGGATGTTTGGTTGCAATTTAGCAATGGAGGCACGTGATACTGTTGCACCTG GGCTATGGTGGGAACAATTTGGTGACTCAGCGCCGGTTTTGCAACGAGTTGCCATAAGAATCCTGAGTCAGGTATGCAGCACATTTAGTTTCGAACGACATTGGAGTACATTTCAGCAGATACACTCAGAAAAGCGAAATAAGATTGATAAAGAAACATTGAATGACCTTgtgtatataaattataatcttaAATTGATGAGACAAATGAGAAAAAAATGTATAGAAAGTGACCCTATCTTATGTGATGACATTGATATGACCTCAGAATGGGTAGAGGAGAGTGATAATCCAAGCCCTACTCAGTGGCTTGATCGATTTGGTTCAACTTTGGATGGCAGTGATTTGAATACAAGGCAATTTGCTTCTGCCTATGACCACATTTTTGGTTTGTAA
- the LOC136224313 gene encoding uncharacterized protein isoform X4 yields the protein MKLHNLLFSPEIYVKAFEMDFSELSMMNADESCIEHGFFICILIGPYTSASNKCLSFYSFKVNKSGTINHYPHNMVREKDVCWEYAEKLEGNKVKCKFCLRVLNGGISRLKHHLSRLPSKGVNPCNKVRDDVTDRVRAIIASKEDVKEPTTAKKPRLAEAKSSAAKPLLAVETLSPLARVYPSVASVAPSLSNEENAERSIAIFFFENKLDLSVARSPTYQVMIDAIAKCGQGFTGPSAEMLKTTWLERMKSEVSFQLKDSEKEWATTGCTIIADTWTDNKSRALINFFVSSPSRTFFHKSVDASSCFKNTKCLADLFDSVIQDFGAENVVQIIMDTSFHYTGIVNHILQNYGTIFVSPCASHCLNLILEEFSKVDWVNRCILQAQTVSKFIYNNASLLDLMKKFTGSHDLIKTGITKSVSSFLSLQSMLKQRSRLKLMFNSSEYSTNSAYATKPQNIACMNIIEDGDFWRAMEESVAISEPFLKVLREVSGGKPAVGSIYELMTRAKESIRTYYIMDETKCKTFLDIVDRKWRDQLHSPLHSAAAFLNPNVQYNPEVKFLVSIKEDFFKVIEKLLPTPDMRRDITNQIFIFTRASGMFGCNLAMEARDTVAPGLWWEQFGDSAPVLQRVAIRILSQNG from the exons ATGAAGCTACATAATTTATTGTTCAGCCCTGAAATCTatgttaaagcttttgaaaTGGATTTTTCCGAGCTCTCTATGATGAATGCTGATGAATCATGTATTGAGCACGGATTTTTCATTTGCATATTGATAGGACCGTATACTTCAGCTTCTAATAAATGTCTTTCTTTTTACTCATTCAAGGTCAACAAGTCCGGGACCATAAACCATTATCCGCATAACA TGGTTCGAGAAAAAGATGTTTGTTGGGAATATGCTGAAAAATTAGAAGGAAATAAGGTAAAATGTAAGTTTTGCCTCAGAGTTTTGAATGGTGGTATTAGTAGATTGAAGCATCATCTGTCCCGGCTTCCGAGTAAAGGGGTGAATCCCTGCAACAAGGTGAGAGATGATGTTACTGATAGGGTAAGGGCGATAATAGCATCAAAAGAGGATGTCAAAGAACCGACTACTGCTAAAAAACCGAGGCTTGCAGAAGCTAAATCTTCTGCTGCCAAGCCTCTCCTAGCTGTGGAGACTTTGTCTCCACTTGCTAGAGTTTATCCTAGTGTTGCATCAGTAGCACCTTCCTTAAGTAATGAAGAAAATGCTGAAAGAAGCATTGCTATATTCTTTTTCGAGAATAAGCTCGACTTAAGTGTTGCTCGTTCTCCGACTTATCAAGTAATGATTGATGCTATAGCAAAATGTGGTCAAGGATTTACAGGTCCTTCAGCAGAAATGCTGAAGACTACATGGCTAGAAAGGATGAAGTCTGAAGTGAGTTTCCAATTGAAAGATAGTGAGAAAGAATGGGCTACAACGGGTTGCACAATCATTGCAGACACGTGGACCGACAACAAATCAAGAGCATTGATCAACTTCTTCGTTTCCTCACCCTCGAGGACCTTCTTCCACAAGTCCGTTGATGCATCGTCCTGCTTTAAGAACACCAAGTGCCTTGCTGATTTATTTGATTCTGTGATTCAAGACTTTGGTGCTGAAAATGTTGTGCAGATAATTATGGATACTAGTTTCCACTACACTGGAATTGTTAACCATATTCTGCAGAACTACGGAACCATTTTTGTATCCCCGTGTGCTTCTCATTGTCTAAATTTAATCCTGGAGGAGTTCTCTAAAGTAGATTGGGTGAATAGATGCATTCTACAAGCACAGACAGTATCAAAGTTCATATACAACAACGCCTCATTGCTTGATCTGATGAAGAAATTCACCGGATCACACGACTTAATAAAGACTGGTATTACAAAATCCGTATCCAGTTTTCTTTCGCTGCAATCGATGCTGAAGCAAAGATCAAGATTGAAGCTAATGTTCAACAGCAGTGAATACTCTACAAACTCTGCTTACGCAACCAAACCACAAAACATAGCATGTAtgaacatcattgaggatgggGATTTTTGGAGGGCAATGGAAGAAAGTGTGGCGATTTCGGAGCCTTTTCTCAAAGTATTGAGGGAAGTATCAGGTGGAAAACCTGCTGTTGGATCTATATACGAGTTAATGACAAGGGCCAAGGAATCAATAAGGACTTACTACATAATGGATGAGACTAAATGCAAGACTTTTTTAGATATAGTTGACAGGAAATGGCGAGATCAGCTACATTCGCCTCTTCATTCAGCAGCTGCTTTTCTGAACCCAAATGTTCAGTACAATCCTGAAGTGAAGTTTCTTGTATCTATAAAAGAGGACTTCTTCAAGGTTATTGAGAAACTACTTCCTACGCCTGATATGAGGCGTGACATTACCAATCAGATTTTCATTTTTACAAGAGCAAGTGGGATGTTTGGTTGCAATTTAGCAATGGAGGCACGTGATACTGTTGCACCTG GGCTATGGTGGGAACAATTTGGTGACTCAGCGCCGGTTTTGCAACGAGTTGCCATAAGAATCCTGAGTCAG AATGGGTAG
- the LOC136221681 gene encoding uncharacterized protein gives MDYKNRAASPYDAHIPMHGKSLDPKIGQQNHTAEPTVSRHSSYHQTSAPPPFYSGLGIRVAVKPELRITPPPQLVPQVRDIPRSNFQFDFELERKILAELEKGSENWSTLGLENLPSKTAESTSSPVQEQRRAMRNGENEGVTEEVFFVKASKGKTKIPQCSHCEKHGHEEKDCSYNGKP, from the exons ATGGATTACAAGAACAGAGCAGCTTCACCATACGATGCGCATATTCCTATGCACGGGAAATCTCTCGATCCAAAAATCGGTCAACAGAATCACACGGCGGAGCCAACCGTTAGCCGTCACTCCTCCTATCATCAAACTTCTGCTCCTCCGCCTTTTTATT CAGGATTAGGTATTCGCGTTGCTGTAAAGCCAGAGCTTCGGATTACTCCTCCT CCTCAATTGGTACCACAAGTCAGAGATATTCCAAGGAGCAACTTCCAGTTTGATTTTGAGCTTGAGAGAAAAATCTTAGCTGAATTAGAGAAGGGATCCGAGAACTGGAGCACTCTTGGTTTGGAAAATCTTCCATCCAAAACAGCAGAGTCCACTTCTTCACCG GTTCAAGAACAAAGAAGGGCAATGAGAAATGGAGAAAATGAAGGAGTGACTGAGGAAGTTTTCTTTGTCAAAGCTTCAAAAGGAAAAACGAAAATTCCTCAATGTAGTCATTGTGAGAAACATGGTCACGAAGAAAAAGATTGTTCGTATAATGGGAAGCCTTAG
- the LOC136224313 gene encoding uncharacterized protein isoform X1, translating to MKLHNLLFSPEIYVKAFEMDFSELSMMNADESCIEHGFFICILIGPYTSASNKCLSFYSFKVNKSGTINHYPHNMVREKDVCWEYAEKLEGNKVKCKFCLRVLNGGISRLKHHLSRLPSKGVNPCNKVRDDVTDRVRAIIASKEDVKEPTTAKKPRLAEAKSSAAKPLLAVETLSPLARVYPSVASVAPSLSNEENAERSIAIFFFENKLDLSVARSPTYQVMIDAIAKCGQGFTGPSAEMLKTTWLERMKSEVSFQLKDSEKEWATTGCTIIADTWTDNKSRALINFFVSSPSRTFFHKSVDASSCFKNTKCLADLFDSVIQDFGAENVVQIIMDTSFHYTGIVNHILQNYGTIFVSPCASHCLNLILEEFSKVDWVNRCILQAQTVSKFIYNNASLLDLMKKFTGSHDLIKTGITKSVSSFLSLQSMLKQRSRLKLMFNSSEYSTNSAYATKPQNIACMNIIEDGDFWRAMEESVAISEPFLKVLREVSGGKPAVGSIYELMTRAKESIRTYYIMDETKCKTFLDIVDRKWRDQLHSPLHSAAAFLNPNVQYNPEVKFLVSIKEDFFKVIEKLLPTPDMRRDITNQIFIFTRASGMFGCNLAMEARDTVAPGLWWEQFGDSAPVLQRVAIRILSQVCSTFSFERHWSTFQQIHSEKRNKIDKETLNDLVYINYNLKLMRQMRKKCIESDPILCDDIDMTSEWVEESDNPSPTQWLDRFGSTLDGSDLNTRQFASAYDHIFGL from the exons ATGAAGCTACATAATTTATTGTTCAGCCCTGAAATCTatgttaaagcttttgaaaTGGATTTTTCCGAGCTCTCTATGATGAATGCTGATGAATCATGTATTGAGCACGGATTTTTCATTTGCATATTGATAGGACCGTATACTTCAGCTTCTAATAAATGTCTTTCTTTTTACTCATTCAAGGTCAACAAGTCCGGGACCATAAACCATTATCCGCATAACA TGGTTCGAGAAAAAGATGTTTGTTGGGAATATGCTGAAAAATTAGAAGGAAATAAGGTAAAATGTAAGTTTTGCCTCAGAGTTTTGAATGGTGGTATTAGTAGATTGAAGCATCATCTGTCCCGGCTTCCGAGTAAAGGGGTGAATCCCTGCAACAAGGTGAGAGATGATGTTACTGATAGGGTAAGGGCGATAATAGCATCAAAAGAGGATGTCAAAGAACCGACTACTGCTAAAAAACCGAGGCTTGCAGAAGCTAAATCTTCTGCTGCCAAGCCTCTCCTAGCTGTGGAGACTTTGTCTCCACTTGCTAGAGTTTATCCTAGTGTTGCATCAGTAGCACCTTCCTTAAGTAATGAAGAAAATGCTGAAAGAAGCATTGCTATATTCTTTTTCGAGAATAAGCTCGACTTAAGTGTTGCTCGTTCTCCGACTTATCAAGTAATGATTGATGCTATAGCAAAATGTGGTCAAGGATTTACAGGTCCTTCAGCAGAAATGCTGAAGACTACATGGCTAGAAAGGATGAAGTCTGAAGTGAGTTTCCAATTGAAAGATAGTGAGAAAGAATGGGCTACAACGGGTTGCACAATCATTGCAGACACGTGGACCGACAACAAATCAAGAGCATTGATCAACTTCTTCGTTTCCTCACCCTCGAGGACCTTCTTCCACAAGTCCGTTGATGCATCGTCCTGCTTTAAGAACACCAAGTGCCTTGCTGATTTATTTGATTCTGTGATTCAAGACTTTGGTGCTGAAAATGTTGTGCAGATAATTATGGATACTAGTTTCCACTACACTGGAATTGTTAACCATATTCTGCAGAACTACGGAACCATTTTTGTATCCCCGTGTGCTTCTCATTGTCTAAATTTAATCCTGGAGGAGTTCTCTAAAGTAGATTGGGTGAATAGATGCATTCTACAAGCACAGACAGTATCAAAGTTCATATACAACAACGCCTCATTGCTTGATCTGATGAAGAAATTCACCGGATCACACGACTTAATAAAGACTGGTATTACAAAATCCGTATCCAGTTTTCTTTCGCTGCAATCGATGCTGAAGCAAAGATCAAGATTGAAGCTAATGTTCAACAGCAGTGAATACTCTACAAACTCTGCTTACGCAACCAAACCACAAAACATAGCATGTAtgaacatcattgaggatgggGATTTTTGGAGGGCAATGGAAGAAAGTGTGGCGATTTCGGAGCCTTTTCTCAAAGTATTGAGGGAAGTATCAGGTGGAAAACCTGCTGTTGGATCTATATACGAGTTAATGACAAGGGCCAAGGAATCAATAAGGACTTACTACATAATGGATGAGACTAAATGCAAGACTTTTTTAGATATAGTTGACAGGAAATGGCGAGATCAGCTACATTCGCCTCTTCATTCAGCAGCTGCTTTTCTGAACCCAAATGTTCAGTACAATCCTGAAGTGAAGTTTCTTGTATCTATAAAAGAGGACTTCTTCAAGGTTATTGAGAAACTACTTCCTACGCCTGATATGAGGCGTGACATTACCAATCAGATTTTCATTTTTACAAGAGCAAGTGGGATGTTTGGTTGCAATTTAGCAATGGAGGCACGTGATACTGTTGCACCTG GGCTATGGTGGGAACAATTTGGTGACTCAGCGCCGGTTTTGCAACGAGTTGCCATAAGAATCCTGAGTCAGGTATGCAGCACATTTAGTTTCGAACGACATTGGAGTACATTTCAGCAGATACACTCAGAAAAGCGAAATAAGATTGATAAAGAAACATTGAATGACCTTgtgtatataaattataatcttaAATTGATGAGACAAATGAGAAAAAAATGTATAGAAAGTGACCCTATCTTATGTGATGACATTGATATGACCTCAGAATGGGTAGAGGAGAGTGATAATCCAAGCCCTACTCAGTGGCTTGATCGATTTGGTTCAACTTTGGATGGCAGTGATTTGAATACAAGGCAATTTGCTTCTGCCTATGACCACATTTTTGGTTTGTAA
- the LOC136224313 gene encoding uncharacterized protein isoform X3: MKLHNLLFSPEIYVKAFEMDFSELSMMNADESCIEHGFFICILIGPYTSASNKCLSFYSFKVNKSGTINHYPHNMVREKDVCWEYAEKLEGNKVKCKFCLRVLNGGISRLKHHLSRLPSKGVNPCNKVRDDVTDRVRAIIASKEDVKEPTTAKKPRLAEAKSSAAKPLLAVETLSPLARVYPSVASVAPSLSNEENAERSIAIFFFENKLDLSVARSPTYQVMIDAIAKCGQGFTGPSAEMLKTTWLERMKSEVSFQLKDSEKEWATTGCTIIADTWTDNKSRALINFFVSSPSRTFFHKSVDASSCFKNTKCLADLFDSVIQDFGAENVVQIIMDTSFHYTGIVNHILQNYGTIFVSPCASHCLNLILEEFSKVDWVNRCILQAQTVSKFIYNNASLLDLMKKFTGSHDLIKTGITKSVSSFLSLQSMLKQRSRLKLMFNSSEYSTNSAYATKPQNIACMNIIEDGDFWRAMEESVAISEPFLKVLREVSGGKPAVGSIYELMTRAKESIRTYYIMDETKCKTFLDIVDRKWRDQLHSPLHSAAAFLNPNVQYNPEVKFLVSIKEDFFKVIEKLLPTPDMRRDITNQIFIFTRASGMFGCNLAMEARDTVAPGLWWEQFGDSAPVLQRVAIRILSQKKKQHQSPMENKQEILLRRLHRMQPS, from the exons ATGAAGCTACATAATTTATTGTTCAGCCCTGAAATCTatgttaaagcttttgaaaTGGATTTTTCCGAGCTCTCTATGATGAATGCTGATGAATCATGTATTGAGCACGGATTTTTCATTTGCATATTGATAGGACCGTATACTTCAGCTTCTAATAAATGTCTTTCTTTTTACTCATTCAAGGTCAACAAGTCCGGGACCATAAACCATTATCCGCATAACA TGGTTCGAGAAAAAGATGTTTGTTGGGAATATGCTGAAAAATTAGAAGGAAATAAGGTAAAATGTAAGTTTTGCCTCAGAGTTTTGAATGGTGGTATTAGTAGATTGAAGCATCATCTGTCCCGGCTTCCGAGTAAAGGGGTGAATCCCTGCAACAAGGTGAGAGATGATGTTACTGATAGGGTAAGGGCGATAATAGCATCAAAAGAGGATGTCAAAGAACCGACTACTGCTAAAAAACCGAGGCTTGCAGAAGCTAAATCTTCTGCTGCCAAGCCTCTCCTAGCTGTGGAGACTTTGTCTCCACTTGCTAGAGTTTATCCTAGTGTTGCATCAGTAGCACCTTCCTTAAGTAATGAAGAAAATGCTGAAAGAAGCATTGCTATATTCTTTTTCGAGAATAAGCTCGACTTAAGTGTTGCTCGTTCTCCGACTTATCAAGTAATGATTGATGCTATAGCAAAATGTGGTCAAGGATTTACAGGTCCTTCAGCAGAAATGCTGAAGACTACATGGCTAGAAAGGATGAAGTCTGAAGTGAGTTTCCAATTGAAAGATAGTGAGAAAGAATGGGCTACAACGGGTTGCACAATCATTGCAGACACGTGGACCGACAACAAATCAAGAGCATTGATCAACTTCTTCGTTTCCTCACCCTCGAGGACCTTCTTCCACAAGTCCGTTGATGCATCGTCCTGCTTTAAGAACACCAAGTGCCTTGCTGATTTATTTGATTCTGTGATTCAAGACTTTGGTGCTGAAAATGTTGTGCAGATAATTATGGATACTAGTTTCCACTACACTGGAATTGTTAACCATATTCTGCAGAACTACGGAACCATTTTTGTATCCCCGTGTGCTTCTCATTGTCTAAATTTAATCCTGGAGGAGTTCTCTAAAGTAGATTGGGTGAATAGATGCATTCTACAAGCACAGACAGTATCAAAGTTCATATACAACAACGCCTCATTGCTTGATCTGATGAAGAAATTCACCGGATCACACGACTTAATAAAGACTGGTATTACAAAATCCGTATCCAGTTTTCTTTCGCTGCAATCGATGCTGAAGCAAAGATCAAGATTGAAGCTAATGTTCAACAGCAGTGAATACTCTACAAACTCTGCTTACGCAACCAAACCACAAAACATAGCATGTAtgaacatcattgaggatgggGATTTTTGGAGGGCAATGGAAGAAAGTGTGGCGATTTCGGAGCCTTTTCTCAAAGTATTGAGGGAAGTATCAGGTGGAAAACCTGCTGTTGGATCTATATACGAGTTAATGACAAGGGCCAAGGAATCAATAAGGACTTACTACATAATGGATGAGACTAAATGCAAGACTTTTTTAGATATAGTTGACAGGAAATGGCGAGATCAGCTACATTCGCCTCTTCATTCAGCAGCTGCTTTTCTGAACCCAAATGTTCAGTACAATCCTGAAGTGAAGTTTCTTGTATCTATAAAAGAGGACTTCTTCAAGGTTATTGAGAAACTACTTCCTACGCCTGATATGAGGCGTGACATTACCAATCAGATTTTCATTTTTACAAGAGCAAGTGGGATGTTTGGTTGCAATTTAGCAATGGAGGCACGTGATACTGTTGCACCTG GGCTATGGTGGGAACAATTTGGTGACTCAGCGCCGGTTTTGCAACGAGTTGCCATAAGAATCCTGAGTCAG AAGAAGAAGCAGCATCAAAGCCCTATGGAAAACAAACAGGAGATCTTGCTTCGTAGGCTTCATCGGATGCAGCCATCCTAG